Proteins from a single region of Gossypium arboreum isolate Shixiya-1 chromosome 1, ASM2569848v2, whole genome shotgun sequence:
- the LOC108480093 gene encoding 60S ribosomal protein L12-3-like: protein MPPKFDPSQVVDVFVRVTGGEVGAASSLAPKIGPLGLSPKKIGEDIAKETAKEWKGLRVTVKLTVQNRQAKVMVVPSAAALVIKALKEPERDRKKTKNIKHNGNIGLDDVIEIAKVMRPRSMAKDLRGTVKEILGTCVSVGCTVDGKDPKDLQQEIDDGDVDVPLE, encoded by the coding sequence ATGCCGCCAAAATTTGATCCAAGCCAAGTCGTCGACGTCTTCGTCCGCGTCACCGGCGGTGAAGTCGGAGCAGCTAGTTCACTCGCTCCGAAGATCGGTCCTCTCGGTCTCTCTCCCAAGAAGATCGGAGAAGATATCGCTAAAGAGACCGCCAAGGAATGGAAGGGTCTCCGCGTAACCGTCAAGCTCACTGTCCAGAACCGCCAGGCGAAGGTCATGGTGGTACCGTCGGCGGCAGCGCTGGTAATCAAGGCATTGAAGGAACCGGAGAGGGATAGGAAGAAGACCAAGAACATCAAGCATAACGGGAACATCGGACTCGATGACGTCATAGAGATCGCTAAAGTAATGAGGCCGAGGTCCATGGCTAAGGATTTGAGAGGGACGGTGAAGGAGATTCTGGGCACCTGTGTTTCCGTTGGGTGTACCGTCGATGGTAAAGACCCTAAAGATTTGCAGCAGGAGATTGATGATGGTGATGTTGATGTTCCTCTCGAGTGA
- the LOC108480206 gene encoding probable aquaporin PIP2-2: MFAPYIHSLSLSLSLSPLFTHSLNEHFHSLKHNMTKDIETTAEQGGGAEFSAKDYHDPPPAPLIDMEELTKWSLYRAAIAEFIATLLFLYVTVLTVIGYKVQTDPVKNTNDPDCGGVGILGIAWAFGGMIFILVYCTAGISGGHINPAVTFGLFVGRKVSLIRALLYMVAQCLGAICGCGLVKAFQKTYYNSYGGGANELQDGFNKGTGLGAEIIGTFVLVYTVFSATDPKRSARDSHVPVLAPLPIGFAVFMVHLATIPITGTGINPARSFGAAVIYNQEKAWDDQWIFWVGPFIGAFVAAFYHQYILRAAAIKALGSFRSNA; this comes from the exons ATGTTTGCCCCTTATATAcactccctctccctctccctctccctctcacCACTCTTCACCCATAGCTTAAACGAACATTTTCACAGCTTAAAACACAATATGACTAAAGATATTGAGACCACGGCGGAGCAAGGCGGCGGAGCGGAGTTCTCAGCGAAGGACTACCATGACCCACCACCGGCACCGTTGATTGACATGGAAGAACTCACCAAATGGTCGCTTTATAGGGCGGCGATCGCTGAGTTCATTGCCACCCTTCTTTTCTTGTATGTCACGGTGTTGACTGTGATCGGGTATAAAGTCCAAACCGACCCGGTAAAGAATACTAATGACCCGGATTGTGGTGGTGTTGGTATACTTGGTATTGCTTGGGCTTTTGGTGGCATGATCTTTATCCTTGTTTACTGCACTGCTGGTATCTCTG GAGGACACATCAACCCGGCGGTGACGTTTGGACTGTTCGTGGGGCGGAAGGTGTCACTGATCCGAGCCCTGTTGTACATGGTGGCTCAGTGCTTGGGTGCAATCTGTGGGTGTGGGTTGGTGAAGGCTTTCCAAAAGACTTACTACAATAGCTATGGAGGTGGTGCCAACGAGCTCCAAGATGGGTTCAACAAGGGCACCGGCTTGGGTGCTGAGATCATTGGCACCTTCGTTCTTGTCTACACTGTCTTCTCAGCCACTGATCCCAAGAGGAGTGCAAGGGATTCCCATGTTCCT gtcTTGGCACCACTTCCCATTGGATTTGCCGTGTTCATGGTTCACCTTGCCACAATCCCTATCACTGGCACTGGCATCAACCCAGCAAGGAGCTTTGGAGCTGCTGTGATTTACAACCAAGAAAAAGCTTGGGATGATCAA TGGATATTCTGGGTTGGACCCTTCATTGGTGCTTTCGTTGCAGCCTTTTACCACCAATACATCCTAAGAGCAGCAGCAATTAAAGCCCTTGGATCTTTCAGGAGCAATGCTTAA
- the LOC108482477 gene encoding uncharacterized protein LOC108482477, translated as MSSFASFLLILSSLALVSIGRGEERAPHGIAYENPMAFSPSAYDFFHPKTPCVASTCSPLPVAAQVDGSKALASKVSSGQGVGAGGVAAGIVFGLAFAVLLAMGVYYVLNTRRVNANRANSVQPDA; from the coding sequence ATGAGTTCATTTGCTTCTTTCTTGCTTATCTTATCTTCTCTAGCTTTAGTTTCCATTGGCAGAGGTGAAGAAAGAGCTCCCCATGGCATTGCATACGAGAACCCCATGGCCTTTTCCCCCTCGGCATATGACTTTTTTCATCCCAAAACCCCTTGTGTAGCTTCCACGTGCTCACCATTGCCTGTTGCAGCTCAAGTTGATGGTTCAAAAGCACTTGCAAGCAAGGTGTCATCAGGGCAGGGAGTGGGAGCTGGTGGAGTTGCTGCTGGCATTGTTTTTGGTTTGGCATTTGCAGTGCTTTTGGCAATGGGTGTTTACTATGTGCTCAACACCCGTCGTGTTAATGCGAATCGAGCCAACTCGGTTCAACCTGATGCCTAA